The following proteins come from a genomic window of Nocardioides albertanoniae:
- a CDS encoding lipase family protein, producing the protein MPHGAARMFVNRPRRKATRILALTLAVAAVTPASLYAPARAADSETSAVSRGVEIPEFYNPPAELPGANGELVRSEPLPLGAGLSIPGVGSLPGTATRVMYKTTDNSGGPAAVTGAYIEPFAEWKGDGDRPLVVVAPGTMGQGDQCSASLGLEHPIFFNGKTVSVGYEDIGVYRLLARGVAVMVTDYVGLGATDRLHTYVDRVDEGHAVLDAARAAVKVPEASVTEGSRVGLFGYSQGGGATGSASELREAYAPEVNLVGAYVGAPPADLRATAAGIDGSALAGALGWTINGLAQSYPELQPILDENLNEGGGGALEDLSTACVGDAIASYPFQRSTSWTKTGESLDQIIEREPAVQEIMAEQKLGNRTPEVPVRVATGIQDDIVPHEQARQLAVDWCGQGAAVTYQPIVLPNLGDKLITNHIAPLLADQTAAIDWLTGLVGGDAPAASNCATLPNQL; encoded by the coding sequence ATGCCGCACGGTGCAGCTCGGATGTTCGTCAATCGCCCCCGCAGGAAGGCCACCCGAATTCTGGCCCTGACGCTGGCCGTCGCCGCGGTCACGCCGGCCTCCCTCTACGCCCCCGCGCGAGCTGCCGACAGCGAGACCAGCGCCGTCTCGCGCGGCGTCGAGATCCCCGAGTTCTACAACCCTCCGGCAGAGCTTCCCGGCGCCAACGGTGAGCTCGTACGCAGCGAGCCCCTCCCCCTCGGCGCGGGTCTGTCGATCCCGGGTGTCGGCTCGCTCCCGGGCACCGCCACGCGTGTCATGTACAAGACGACCGACAACAGCGGCGGGCCCGCCGCGGTGACCGGTGCCTATATCGAGCCGTTCGCGGAGTGGAAGGGTGACGGCGACCGGCCCCTGGTGGTCGTTGCGCCCGGCACGATGGGGCAGGGCGACCAGTGCTCGGCCTCCCTCGGGCTGGAGCACCCGATCTTCTTCAACGGCAAGACCGTCTCGGTGGGCTATGAGGACATCGGCGTCTACCGCCTGCTCGCGCGCGGCGTGGCCGTGATGGTGACCGACTACGTCGGCCTGGGCGCCACCGACCGGCTGCACACCTACGTCGACCGTGTCGACGAGGGGCACGCCGTGCTCGATGCGGCACGTGCCGCGGTGAAGGTGCCCGAGGCCTCGGTGACGGAAGGGTCTCGGGTGGGGCTCTTCGGTTACAGCCAGGGTGGCGGCGCGACGGGGTCGGCCTCCGAGCTGCGCGAGGCGTACGCTCCGGAGGTCAACCTCGTCGGTGCCTACGTCGGTGCGCCGCCCGCCGACCTGCGGGCGACCGCTGCCGGCATCGACGGGTCGGCGCTGGCGGGTGCGTTGGGCTGGACGATCAACGGCCTGGCCCAGTCCTACCCCGAGCTGCAGCCGATCCTCGACGAGAACCTGAACGAAGGCGGCGGCGGCGCGCTCGAAGACCTCTCGACGGCCTGCGTCGGCGACGCTATCGCCAGCTACCCGTTCCAGCGGAGCACCAGCTGGACCAAGACCGGCGAGAGCCTCGACCAGATCATCGAGCGCGAGCCCGCGGTGCAGGAGATCATGGCCGAGCAGAAGCTCGGCAACCGCACGCCGGAGGTGCCGGTGCGCGTGGCCACCGGCATCCAGGACGACATCGTGCCGCACGAGCAGGCTCGTCAGCTCGCCGTCGACTGGTGCGGTCAGGGCGCCGCGGTGACCTACCAGCCCATCGTCCTGCCCAACCTGGGCGACAAGCTGATCACCAACCACATCGCCCCGCTGCTGGCTGACCAGACCGCGGCGATCGACTGGCTCACCGGGCTGGTCGGTGGCGATGCTCCGGCTGCCTCCAACTGCGCGACGCTGCCCAACCAGCTGTAG
- a CDS encoding GNAT family N-acetyltransferase: MLIRAAVPDDAEALTDLHLDVWEEAYAGLMPDRIFVERRAQRRTRIERWRTNIETGPISNTVLEADQPGRLIGFASAGPARDDDSELPPLELSALYVRAETYGAGLGYALLEAAIGRAAAYLWVLDGNERATAFYARQGFRFDGHTKTDPVGTERRMVRT, encoded by the coding sequence ATGTTGATCAGGGCTGCTGTTCCCGATGACGCCGAAGCGTTGACCGACCTCCATCTGGATGTGTGGGAGGAGGCGTACGCGGGCCTGATGCCGGACAGGATCTTCGTGGAGCGCCGTGCCCAGCGGCGGACGAGGATCGAGCGGTGGCGTACGAACATCGAGACCGGTCCGATCTCGAACACGGTGCTCGAGGCAGATCAGCCGGGTCGCCTCATCGGGTTCGCGAGCGCCGGGCCGGCCCGCGACGATGACTCGGAGCTACCGCCGCTGGAGCTCTCGGCGCTCTACGTGCGCGCGGAGACGTACGGAGCCGGGCTCGGCTACGCACTTCTCGAGGCCGCGATCGGAAGAGCCGCGGCATACCTCTGGGTGCTCGACGGCAACGAGCGAGCGACAGCGTTCTACGCGCGCCAGGGCTTCCGGTTCGATGGCCATACGAAGACCGATCCGGTCGGCACCGAGCGCCGGATGGTCCGGACCTGA
- a CDS encoding TraR/DksA family transcriptional regulator, whose amino-acid sequence MAASRDTNADDEHDPEGATIAFERSQVQALVRDARRRLEEVSTALERLDAGTYGVCEVCGGPVGDGRLEARPTARTCISCAAR is encoded by the coding sequence GTGGCCGCCTCGCGTGACACCAACGCCGATGACGAGCACGATCCCGAGGGCGCCACGATCGCCTTCGAACGCTCCCAGGTGCAGGCGCTGGTGCGCGATGCGCGTCGCCGTCTCGAGGAGGTCTCCACCGCGCTCGAGCGGCTCGACGCGGGCACCTACGGCGTCTGCGAAGTCTGTGGGGGACCAGTCGGAGACGGTCGCCTCGAGGCACGGCCGACGGCGCGCACCTGCATCTCCTGTGCGGCACGCTAG
- a CDS encoding ATP-binding cassette domain-containing protein, with translation MSEHSADTHDLIRVQGARQNNLKDVSVEIPKRRLSVFTGVSGSGKSSLVFGTIAAESRRLIDETYSTFLQGFMPNLPRPEVDVIEGLTTAILVDQERLGANPRSTLGTVTDGHAMLRQLFSRLGAPHIGGPTAFSFNIPTTKVGGVSVTESGKKNVIKQEIYLGGMCPACEGRGVVSDLNLRAIVDESKSLRDGAILVPGYKADGWMVKGFSESGLLDGDKPIKDYTETERHDFLHKEKTKIKALGMNMTYQGLLPKLREAMFSKDPEQLQPHIKAFVERAAAFAPCETCGGTRLNESARSSKIDGLDIGEVAAMQITDLATWLRKIEEPGVAPLIGSLLHLCDKMTEIGLGYLSLDRPSGTLSGGEAQRTKMVRHLGSALTDVTYVFDEPTVGLHPHDIERMNKLLLDLRDKGNTVLVVEHKPETIAIADHVVDLGPAAGSDGGTICFEGTFGELAKADTLTGRHLGHRAALKESVRTPSDHLKIQGASSHNLRDVDVDVPLGVLTVVTGVAGSGKSSLIHGSLGADGHDVEFVDQSAIKGSRRSNPATYTGLLEPIRKAFAKANGVKPALFSANSEGACPTCKGNGMIYTELGFMETVSSPCEDCGGKRFQALVLEYLLGGLNIAEVLDLSVAKAHEFFSEGDSKVPAAAKILGRMADVGLGYLKLGQPLNTLSGGERQRIKLAMHLGEKGGTYVLDEPTTGLHLADVDNLLALLDKLVDAGKSVIVIEHHQAVMAHADWIIDLGPGAGHDGGQVVFEGTPAELVAKKSTLTGEHLAAYVGG, from the coding sequence ATGAGCGAGCACAGTGCTGACACCCATGACCTGATCCGCGTCCAAGGGGCCCGGCAGAACAACCTCAAGGACGTCTCGGTCGAGATCCCCAAGCGTCGGCTCTCCGTGTTCACCGGCGTCTCCGGTTCGGGAAAGTCATCGCTGGTCTTCGGCACGATCGCCGCCGAGTCACGACGCCTGATCGACGAGACCTACTCCACGTTCCTCCAGGGGTTCATGCCGAACCTGCCCCGACCCGAGGTCGACGTGATCGAAGGCCTGACGACGGCCATCCTCGTCGACCAGGAGCGGCTCGGTGCGAACCCGCGCTCCACCCTGGGCACGGTGACCGATGGTCACGCGATGCTGCGACAGCTCTTCTCGCGTCTGGGCGCTCCCCACATCGGTGGACCGACCGCGTTCTCCTTCAACATCCCGACCACGAAGGTCGGCGGCGTCTCGGTCACCGAGTCGGGCAAGAAGAACGTCATCAAGCAGGAGATCTACCTGGGTGGGATGTGCCCGGCCTGCGAGGGTCGCGGTGTCGTCTCCGACCTGAACCTGCGCGCCATCGTCGACGAGTCGAAGTCGCTGCGAGACGGCGCGATCCTGGTGCCCGGCTACAAGGCCGACGGCTGGATGGTCAAGGGCTTCTCCGAGAGCGGGCTGCTCGACGGCGACAAGCCGATCAAGGACTACACCGAGACCGAGCGCCACGACTTCCTCCACAAGGAGAAGACGAAGATCAAGGCGCTCGGGATGAACATGACCTACCAGGGTCTCCTCCCGAAGCTGCGCGAGGCGATGTTCAGCAAGGACCCCGAGCAGCTCCAGCCGCACATCAAGGCGTTCGTGGAACGTGCGGCCGCGTTCGCCCCTTGCGAGACCTGCGGCGGCACCAGGCTCAACGAGTCGGCGCGCTCCTCGAAGATCGACGGCCTCGACATCGGCGAGGTCGCGGCGATGCAGATCACCGACCTCGCCACCTGGCTGCGGAAGATCGAGGAGCCGGGCGTCGCACCGCTGATCGGCTCGCTGCTGCACCTGTGCGACAAGATGACCGAGATCGGCCTCGGCTATCTCTCCCTCGACCGGCCGTCCGGCACCCTGAGCGGCGGTGAGGCGCAGCGTACGAAGATGGTGCGACACCTCGGCTCCGCACTGACCGACGTCACCTATGTCTTCGACGAGCCGACCGTCGGGCTGCACCCGCACGACATCGAGCGGATGAACAAGCTGCTGCTCGACCTGCGCGACAAGGGCAACACGGTGCTGGTCGTCGAGCACAAGCCGGAGACGATCGCGATCGCCGACCACGTCGTCGACCTCGGTCCGGCCGCCGGCAGCGACGGCGGCACGATCTGCTTCGAGGGCACCTTCGGCGAGCTTGCCAAGGCCGACACGCTCACCGGTCGCCATCTGGGTCACCGTGCCGCGCTGAAGGAGTCGGTGCGCACACCGAGCGACCACCTGAAGATCCAGGGCGCGAGCTCCCACAACCTCCGAGACGTCGATGTCGACGTGCCCCTGGGTGTGCTGACCGTGGTCACCGGTGTCGCCGGGTCCGGCAAGTCGTCGCTGATCCATGGCTCGCTCGGAGCCGACGGGCACGACGTCGAGTTCGTCGACCAGAGCGCGATCAAGGGGTCGCGGCGCAGCAACCCGGCGACCTACACCGGGCTCCTCGAGCCGATCCGCAAGGCGTTCGCGAAGGCCAACGGGGTCAAGCCGGCGCTCTTCTCGGCCAACTCCGAGGGCGCCTGCCCGACCTGCAAGGGCAACGGGATGATCTACACCGAGCTCGGCTTCATGGAGACCGTCTCCTCGCCCTGCGAGGACTGCGGCGGCAAGCGGTTCCAGGCGCTCGTGCTCGAGTATCTTCTCGGTGGCCTCAACATCGCCGAGGTGCTCGACCTCTCGGTGGCCAAGGCGCACGAGTTCTTCTCCGAGGGCGACTCGAAGGTGCCCGCCGCCGCCAAGATCCTCGGCCGGATGGCCGACGTCGGCCTCGGCTACCTCAAGCTCGGTCAGCCGCTCAACACCCTCTCCGGCGGAGAGCGGCAGCGCATCAAGCTGGCCATGCACCTGGGGGAGAAGGGCGGGACGTACGTCCTCGACGAGCCGACCACCGGCTTGCACCTCGCCGACGTCGACAACCTGCTCGCGCTGCTCGACAAGCTGGTCGACGCCGGCAAGTCGGTCATCGTCATCGAGCACCACCAGGCGGTGATGGCTCACGCCGACTGGATCATCGACCTCGGCCCCGGGGCCGGTCACGACGGTGGCCAGGTGGTCTTCGAAGGCACCCCGGCGGAGCTGGTCGCGAAGAAGTCGACGCTGACCGGCGAGCACCTGGCGGCGTACGTGGGCGGCTGA
- a CDS encoding GyrI-like domain-containing protein — protein MAEKADLKKTLDCFRARRGEFRVLEVPPLPYLMIDGHGDPNAGGEYADALATLYPVAYKLKFASKSAGRDYVVPPLEALWWAEDMDTFTTSRDKSQWSWTALLMTPDWITAQMFEEAVSAAGAKEPPASLDKIRWDTLEEGTCVQTLHVGPYDDEGPVLAELHDRFVPEHGLRMTGRHHEIYLSDPRRVEPAKLRTILRQPVAPV, from the coding sequence ATGGCAGAGAAGGCGGACCTGAAGAAGACCCTGGACTGCTTCCGGGCGCGCCGGGGCGAGTTCCGGGTGCTCGAGGTGCCACCACTCCCCTACCTGATGATCGACGGACACGGTGACCCGAACGCGGGCGGCGAGTACGCGGACGCGTTGGCGACGCTCTACCCGGTGGCGTACAAGCTCAAGTTCGCCAGCAAGAGCGCGGGTCGCGACTATGTGGTGCCGCCGCTGGAAGCGCTGTGGTGGGCCGAGGACATGGACACGTTCACAACCTCGCGTGACAAGTCGCAGTGGAGCTGGACCGCTCTGCTGATGACGCCGGACTGGATCACCGCACAGATGTTCGAGGAGGCGGTCTCGGCGGCGGGCGCGAAGGAGCCGCCCGCGAGCCTCGACAAGATCCGCTGGGACACCCTCGAGGAAGGCACCTGCGTGCAGACCCTGCACGTCGGTCCGTACGACGACGAGGGCCCGGTGCTCGCCGAGCTGCACGATCGGTTCGTGCCGGAGCACGGGCTGCGGATGACCGGCAGGCATCACGAGATCTATCTCAGCGATCCACGCCGCGTCGAGCCCGCCAAGCTGCGCACGATCCTGCGCCAGCCGGTCGCGCCGGTGTAG
- a CDS encoding DUF1772 domain-containing protein, translated as MLDDIRTLALLAATMTTGLMAGYFGLYAHTIMPGLKSAGDHVFIASFQALDRAIINPWFMVSGFLGSLVFTAAATALSLGSEQRSLLPWAAGALVLYLVAFVTTIAVHLPLNDALKAAGPPDRITDLAGVRAAFDETRWVRWNVLRTLTTSVAFVCLAWSLVLQGRLAG; from the coding sequence ATGCTCGACGACATCCGCACGCTCGCGCTGCTCGCCGCGACCATGACCACCGGTCTGATGGCGGGCTACTTCGGCCTCTACGCCCACACCATCATGCCGGGCCTGAAGTCGGCCGGCGACCACGTCTTCATCGCGTCGTTCCAAGCGCTCGACCGGGCGATCATCAACCCGTGGTTCATGGTGAGCGGCTTCCTGGGCTCGCTCGTCTTCACCGCGGCGGCGACCGCGCTGAGCCTCGGCTCCGAGCAACGCAGTCTGCTGCCGTGGGCGGCGGGAGCGCTCGTGCTCTACCTGGTCGCGTTCGTGACCACCATCGCCGTGCATCTCCCCCTCAACGACGCGCTGAAGGCGGCCGGTCCCCCGGACCGCATCACCGACCTCGCCGGCGTGCGCGCGGCGTTCGACGAGACGAGGTGGGTCCGCTGGAACGTCCTGCGCACGCTCACGACATCGGTCGCATTCGTCTGTCTCGCGTGGAGCCTGGTGCTCCAGGGGCGCCTCGCCGGCTGA
- a CDS encoding VOC family protein: MALETRTIQVTFDARDPRALSTFWRDVLGYVHPAPPGIEVPEGTEPLDAWEIFLEKAGVPPEKRNDASAIEDPVGVGPRVFFQRVPEPKTAKNKVHLDVRAAPGLTGEERMAALEAECDRAVALGATRVQRFEPEPPMSHGFIVMHDPEGNEWCLD, from the coding sequence ATGGCACTCGAGACGAGAACGATCCAGGTCACCTTCGACGCCCGCGACCCACGCGCGCTCTCCACGTTCTGGCGTGACGTGCTCGGCTACGTACACCCGGCGCCGCCAGGCATCGAGGTGCCCGAGGGCACCGAGCCGTTGGACGCGTGGGAGATCTTTCTCGAGAAGGCCGGAGTGCCTCCCGAGAAGCGCAACGACGCCTCGGCGATCGAGGATCCCGTCGGAGTCGGGCCGCGCGTCTTCTTCCAGCGCGTGCCCGAACCCAAGACGGCGAAGAACAAGGTCCATCTCGACGTCCGGGCGGCTCCCGGCCTGACAGGGGAGGAGCGGATGGCGGCGCTGGAGGCGGAGTGCGATCGCGCCGTGGCTCTCGGCGCCACCCGGGTCCAACGGTTCGAGCCCGAGCCGCCGATGAGCCACGGCTTCATCGTCATGCACGACCCCGAGGGAAACGAGTGGTGCCTGGACTGA
- a CDS encoding DUF6069 family protein, which yields MSLHVPQHRQVPASTYTSWTRRPAPAAVEQVTAEERPEPVWPRGLVATAIAAVATTVVAVVAKTAGVDFASSAGDVPISAFPMFTVYCSLVGVIIAEVMIRVTTLPRSSFQITTIVLTGLSLVPVVLPVFEFDLTFVAVLCLTHVVAAAIVVPMISVRMVERRGLDLEPRGQHVR from the coding sequence ATGTCCCTCCACGTTCCCCAGCACAGGCAGGTGCCCGCGTCCACCTACACCTCGTGGACCCGCCGGCCGGCCCCCGCCGCCGTGGAGCAGGTCACCGCCGAGGAGCGCCCCGAGCCGGTGTGGCCTCGTGGCCTGGTGGCCACCGCGATCGCCGCGGTGGCCACCACCGTCGTCGCCGTGGTCGCGAAGACCGCGGGCGTCGACTTCGCGAGCAGCGCCGGTGACGTGCCGATCTCGGCGTTCCCGATGTTCACCGTCTACTGCTCGCTGGTCGGCGTGATCATCGCGGAGGTGATGATCCGGGTCACGACCCTTCCCCGCTCGAGCTTCCAGATCACCACCATCGTGCTCACCGGGCTGTCTCTGGTCCCGGTGGTGCTGCCCGTCTTCGAGTTCGACCTCACCTTCGTCGCCGTGCTGTGCCTGACCCACGTCGTCGCGGCCGCGATCGTGGTGCCGATGATCTCGGTGCGGATGGTCGAGCGCCGCGGGCTCGACCTCGAGCCGCGCGGCCAGCACGTGCGATAG
- a CDS encoding class I SAM-dependent methyltransferase produces the protein MSEGAAQHQHGHGHQMSEDEARRMFEPEAWEERYAGEAKMWSGNPNPQLVAEASGMVPGTALDVGCGEGGDVVWLAQQGWTVTGADFSATGLESARRHAEDAGVAERTTWWQVDARTFDAEGRQFDLVTSHFLHTPDGSMVDVAGRLATAVAPGGHLLIVGHAPSEVFTQLSQSHRNAMFLAEELLPGLPEGFEALVVEQRPRSTVRDGVQVDIDDSTLLARRLR, from the coding sequence ATGAGCGAAGGCGCGGCACAGCACCAGCACGGGCACGGACACCAGATGAGCGAGGACGAGGCGCGAAGGATGTTCGAGCCGGAAGCGTGGGAGGAGCGCTATGCCGGCGAGGCGAAGATGTGGAGCGGAAACCCTAACCCTCAGCTAGTGGCTGAGGCCTCTGGGATGGTGCCTGGCACCGCGCTCGACGTCGGTTGCGGCGAAGGTGGCGACGTCGTCTGGCTCGCTCAGCAGGGCTGGACCGTCACCGGCGCCGACTTCTCCGCGACCGGCCTCGAGAGCGCTCGACGCCATGCGGAGGACGCCGGGGTGGCCGAGCGTACGACCTGGTGGCAGGTCGACGCCCGCACGTTCGACGCCGAGGGGCGTCAGTTCGATCTGGTCACGAGCCACTTCTTGCACACGCCCGACGGGAGCATGGTCGACGTCGCGGGCCGCCTGGCCACCGCGGTCGCCCCGGGCGGTCACCTCCTGATCGTCGGGCATGCCCCCTCGGAGGTCTTCACCCAGCTGAGCCAGAGTCACCGCAACGCGATGTTCCTCGCCGAGGAGCTGCTCCCCGGCCTACCCGAAGGGTTCGAGGCGCTCGTCGTCGAGCAGCGCCCTCGCTCGACCGTTCGCGACGGCGTCCAGGTCGACATCGACGACTCGACCCTGCTCGCCCGCCGGCTGCGCTGA
- a CDS encoding putative immunity protein: MILSKERDPRLVTIRRGGTLSDDDHRLLALWAATCAEHVLPLFEAVAPDDPRPRQAIEAARAWTRGELTMMEARAFGGHAMGAARPLTGAARNAAYAAGQAGVVAHVAAHDLGAAAYAIKAVRGAASPGEADESGRRECRWQREKLPEQVRELVLDDQRIRNEICWSVFD, from the coding sequence ATGATCCTGTCGAAGGAGCGCGACCCACGCCTGGTGACGATCCGCCGCGGCGGCACGCTCAGCGACGACGACCACCGGCTGCTCGCGCTGTGGGCTGCGACCTGCGCAGAGCACGTGCTGCCCCTCTTCGAGGCGGTCGCCCCGGATGACCCGAGGCCACGGCAGGCGATCGAGGCGGCTCGCGCCTGGACCCGTGGCGAGCTCACGATGATGGAAGCTCGCGCGTTCGGCGGGCACGCCATGGGGGCGGCACGGCCGTTGACCGGAGCAGCCAGGAACGCCGCGTACGCTGCCGGCCAGGCCGGCGTCGTCGCCCATGTCGCTGCTCATGACCTGGGTGCGGCGGCGTACGCCATCAAGGCGGTGCGCGGCGCGGCGTCTCCAGGGGAGGCCGACGAATCAGGTCGGCGAGAGTGCCGCTGGCAGCGTGAGAAGCTGCCCGAGCAGGTGCGTGAGCTCGTGCTCGACGACCAGCGCATCCGCAACGAGATCTGCTGGTCGGTCTTCGACTGA
- the ddaH gene encoding dimethylargininase has product MHALVRRPSPRLAEGLLTHLERKHVDVDLAAAQWEAYVEAMRSAGWTTHEVDPADDCPDSVFVEDTMVVFGPLAVISRPGAPERRPETLAAEAAVGARGYRIAHIEAPGTLDGGDVLKHGNTVWVGEGGRTNAAGISQLRELLAPLGAEVVGVPTSKVLHLKSAVTALPDGTVIGHEPLVDDPEVWGARFLPVPEEPGSHVVVLDDRTVLMAASAPRSRRLIEERGYRVVAVDISEFEKLEGCVTCLSVRLRDA; this is encoded by the coding sequence ATGCACGCTCTCGTACGCCGCCCCTCGCCCCGCCTCGCCGAGGGTCTCCTGACCCATCTCGAGCGCAAGCACGTCGACGTCGATCTCGCGGCCGCCCAGTGGGAGGCGTACGTCGAGGCGATGCGCTCCGCCGGCTGGACGACCCACGAGGTCGATCCCGCCGACGACTGCCCCGACTCGGTCTTCGTCGAGGACACGATGGTGGTCTTCGGGCCGCTGGCCGTGATCAGCCGTCCGGGAGCGCCCGAGCGGCGGCCGGAGACCCTCGCGGCCGAGGCCGCCGTGGGTGCGCGGGGATACCGGATCGCGCACATCGAGGCGCCCGGCACGCTCGACGGCGGAGACGTGCTCAAGCACGGCAACACGGTGTGGGTGGGGGAGGGCGGCCGCACCAACGCCGCAGGCATTTCCCAGCTGCGAGAGCTGCTCGCCCCGCTGGGCGCAGAGGTCGTCGGCGTGCCGACCTCGAAGGTGCTCCACCTCAAGTCGGCCGTCACCGCGCTGCCCGACGGCACGGTGATCGGCCACGAGCCGCTGGTCGACGACCCGGAGGTGTGGGGAGCCCGGTTCCTGCCCGTTCCGGAGGAACCGGGCTCCCACGTCGTCGTGCTCGACGACCGCACGGTGCTGATGGCTGCCTCGGCGCCGCGCTCGCGGCGCCTGATCGAGGAGCGCGGCTATCGCGTCGTCGCGGTCGACATCTCCGAGTTCGAGAAGCTCGAAGGATGCGTGACCTGTCTGTCGGTGCGGCTGCGCGACGCCTGA
- a CDS encoding GNAT family N-acetyltransferase, whose protein sequence is MITLSEPPRLIRPTTAVRTSYLTGEQADCLLRGAATEWLGPASDDFDAFVAARDHDKELWGVTATVYWYVSAEHYLGTLVVRHTLTPELHVDGGHIGYHVVAPWRRQGHATRMLELGLEKAREHGVSRALLTCEPSNDPSRRVIEKNGGVPDEQLGTELRFWIAGQ, encoded by the coding sequence ATGATCACCCTGAGCGAACCGCCCCGCCTGATCCGACCGACCACCGCCGTACGCACGTCTTATCTCACCGGCGAGCAGGCCGACTGCCTGCTGCGCGGCGCCGCCACCGAATGGCTCGGGCCGGCCAGCGACGACTTCGATGCCTTCGTCGCCGCCCGCGACCACGACAAGGAGCTGTGGGGAGTGACGGCGACGGTCTACTGGTATGTCTCCGCCGAGCACTACCTCGGCACCCTCGTGGTGCGCCACACGCTGACCCCCGAGCTGCACGTCGACGGCGGCCACATCGGCTATCACGTCGTCGCGCCCTGGCGGCGTCAGGGCCACGCCACGCGCATGCTCGAGCTCGGTCTCGAGAAGGCCCGCGAGCACGGCGTCTCCCGAGCCCTGCTCACCTGCGAGCCGTCCAACGACCCCTCGCGCCGGGTGATCGAGAAGAACGGCGGCGTGCCCGACGAACAGCTCGGCACGGAGCTCCGCTTCTGGATCGCGGGCCAGTAG
- a CDS encoding MmcQ/YjbR family DNA-binding protein codes for MATVEDVRWLGSSLERSYEVFVRNRLKFRVGSIVYVAFSLDETEMGFGFPKEERAALVASEPERFHQPRESEMRFNWVESSLATLDPVEACELVVDAWRLCVPKKVSAAYDLLHPGGPGPDRPEPGEGDA; via the coding sequence ATGGCAACCGTCGAGGACGTCCGCTGGCTCGGCTCGAGCCTGGAGCGGTCCTACGAGGTCTTCGTGCGCAACCGGTTGAAGTTCCGTGTCGGCTCGATCGTCTACGTCGCCTTCTCGCTGGACGAGACCGAGATGGGGTTCGGGTTCCCGAAGGAGGAGCGCGCCGCCCTGGTCGCGAGCGAACCGGAGAGATTCCACCAGCCTCGCGAGTCGGAGATGCGGTTCAACTGGGTGGAGTCGTCGTTGGCCACCCTCGACCCGGTCGAGGCGTGCGAGCTCGTCGTCGACGCCTGGCGCCTGTGCGTGCCGAAGAAGGTGTCGGCCGCCTACGATCTCCTGCACCCGGGCGGCCCCGGCCCCGACCGGCCCGAGCCTGGTGAAGGAGACGCATGA
- a CDS encoding DUF1304 domain-containing protein, which produces MVVVGLVLAAVAALLHVYIFVMESLTWTSEKTRAVFGTSAAEAEATRELAFNQGFYNLFLAIVTAVGMILFALDATEAGTALMLAGVGSMAAAAAVLFVASPDKRSAALKQGVVPLLAVLALILGVAI; this is translated from the coding sequence ATGGTCGTTGTCGGGTTGGTCCTCGCGGCGGTGGCCGCGCTGCTGCACGTCTACATCTTCGTGATGGAGTCGTTGACCTGGACGAGCGAGAAGACGCGGGCGGTGTTCGGCACCAGTGCCGCCGAGGCCGAGGCCACCAGGGAGCTCGCGTTCAACCAGGGGTTCTACAACCTGTTCCTGGCGATCGTCACCGCGGTGGGGATGATCCTGTTCGCCCTCGACGCCACAGAAGCCGGCACGGCGCTGATGCTCGCCGGTGTCGGATCCATGGCAGCAGCCGCCGCCGTGCTGTTCGTCGCTTCGCCCGACAAGCGCAGCGCCGCGCTCAAGCAGGGAGTCGTGCCCCTGCTCGCCGTGCTCGCGCTGATCCTCGGCGTAGCGATCTGA